In a genomic window of Micromonospora cremea:
- a CDS encoding helix-turn-helix domain-containing protein, whose protein sequence is MDVGIPLLYTTAGAAKRLNCGKTTLYHLIMTGQLESITIGRARRIPAVALEAYVERLRHAATADDAA, encoded by the coding sequence ATGGACGTCGGGATTCCGCTGCTGTACACCACCGCCGGGGCCGCGAAGCGGCTGAACTGCGGGAAGACGACCCTCTACCACCTGATCATGACGGGACAACTGGAGAGCATCACGATCGGCCGCGCTCGCCGCATCCCCGCCGTCGCCCTGGAGGCGTACGTCGAACGCCTTCGACACGCCGCGACCGCCGACGACGCCGCTTGA